From a single Calonectris borealis chromosome 19, bCalBor7.hap1.2, whole genome shotgun sequence genomic region:
- the RNFT1 gene encoding LOW QUALITY PROTEIN: E3 ubiquitin-protein ligase RNFT1 (The sequence of the model RefSeq protein was modified relative to this genomic sequence to represent the inferred CDS: inserted 1 base in 1 codon), translated as MRRQNSKNLDQXKNPTMQPNRSHLHNIQGSGDDSSSSQSAHAARLSGESSCHHSGDVHIQLNSAAGEARENASSRHSRPGSQSRSHGHAHSEAGGLDDSTPDSEEHSGSSLSELRYLLQWLHKSLPYILILGVKLIMQHIIGISLGIGLLTTYMYANKSIVNQVFLRERCSKLQCAWLLVYLTGSSLLLYYTFHSQSLYYSLIFLNPTVDFMNFWEVLWIVGVTDFILKFLFMSFKCFILLVPSFMMSFKSKGYWYMLLEELCQYYRMFVPIPVWFRYLIGYGELDSALGWTLGILLGLLYLILKLLSFFGQLRNFRQVLRIFCTRPQYGVTASKRQCSESDDICSICQAEFRKPILLICQHTFCEECISLWFNREKTCPLCRTVISDHVNKWKDGATSMHLQIF; from the exons ATGAG GAGACAAAATAGCAAGAATCTGgacc aaaaaaatcccaccatgCAACCAAATCGCAGTCATCTCCACAACATCCAAGGGAGTGGTGATGACTCTTCATCTTCTCAGAGCGCCCACGCAGCGAGGTTGTCAGGGGAGAGCTCATGCCATCATAGTGGAGATGTTCACATACAGCTAAACTCTGCTGCGGGTGAAGCCAGAGAAAATGCGAGTTCCCGGCATTCAAGGCCAGGTTCCCAAAGTCGCTCACACGGACATGCCCACAGCGAAGCAGGGGGGCTCGACGATTCTACTCCAGACTCAGAGGAACACAGCGGCAGCTCCCTCTCAGAGCTCAGATACCTCCTGCAGTGGCTGCACAAAAGTCTGCCGTATATCTTGATTCTGGGTGTCAAATTGATCATGCAGCATATAATTG GCATTTCTCTTGGAATTGGGCTGCTAACAACTTATATGTATGCAAACAAAAGCATAGTAAATCAGGTTTTTCTAAGA GAACGGTGCTCCAAGTTGCAATGTGCTTGGTTACTAGTATACCTAACTGGATCATCTCTCCTCTTGTATTACACCTTTCATTCTCAGTCACTGTATTACAG CTTAATCTTTTTAAACCCTACTGTGGATTTTATGAACTTCTGGGAGGTACTTTGGATTGTGGGAGTCACAGACTTTATTCTGAAATTCCTCTTCATGAGCTTCAAGTGCTTTATTCTCTTGGTGCCTTCTTTTATGATGTCCTTTAAATCCAAG GGCTACTGGTACATGCTGTTAGAAGAACTCTGCCAGTATTACCGTATGTTTGTCCCCATACCAGTTTGGTTCCGTTATCTTATTGGCTATGGGGAGCTGGACAGTGCACTAGGATGGACCCTTGGGATATTGCTGGGCCTTCTCTACCTCATCTTAAAA cTTTTGAGCTTTTTTGGACAATTGAGAAACTTCAGGCAGGTCTTACGGATATTTTGTACACGACCA CAGTACGGGGTGACAGCTAGCAAGAGACAGTGTTCTGAATCTGATGATATTTGTTCAATCTGCCAAGCTGAATTTCGGAAGCCTATTCTGCTTATCTGTCAG CACACATTTTGTGAAGAATGCATCTCTTTATGGTTTAATAGAGAAAAAACGTGTCCACTCTGCAGAACTGTTATTTCAGACCATGTTAACAAGTGGAAGGATGGAGCTACATCTATGCATCTACAGATTTTCTAA
- the RPS6KB1 gene encoding ribosomal protein S6 kinase beta-1, whose translation MAGVFDIDLDQPEDAGSDEELEEGGQLSESMDHGGVGQYDLGMEHCEKFEISETSVNRGPEKIRPECFELLRVLGKGGYGKVFQVRKVTGANTGKIFAMKVLKKAMIVRNAKDTAHTKAERNILEEVKHPFIVDLIYAFQTGGKLYLILEYLSGGELFMQLEREGIFMEDTACFYLAEISMALGHLHQKGIIYRDLKPENIMLNHQGHVKLTDFGLCKESIHDGTVTHTFCGTIEYMAPEILMRSGHNRAVDWWSLGALMYDMLTGAPPFTGENRKKTIDKILKCKLNLPPYLTQEARDLLKKLLKRNAASRLGAGPGDAGEVQAHPFFRHINWDELLARKVEPPFKPLLQSEEDVSQFDSKFTRQTPVDSPDDSTLSESANQVFLGFTYVAPSVLESVKEKFSFEPKIRSPRRFIGSPRTPVSPVKFSPGEFWGRGASASASNTQTPVEYPMETSGIEQMDVTVCGEASAPLPIRQPNSGPYKKQAFPMISKRPEHLRMNL comes from the exons ATGGCGGGCGTGTTCGACATCGACCTGGACCAGCCTGAGGACGCGGGTTCGgacgaggagctggaggagggg GGTCAATTAAGTGAGAGCATGGACCATGGAGGAGTTGGCCAATATGACCT TGGCATGGAACATTGTGAAAAATTTGAGATTTCAGAAACTAGTGTAAACAGAGGTCCAGAAAAGATCCGACCAGAGTGCTTTGAGTTACTACGCGTACTTGGCAAAGGTGGCTATGGAAAG GTATTTCAAGTACGAAAAGTAACTGGAGCAAACACCGGGAAAATATTTGCCATGAAAGTTCTTAAAAAG GCAATGATTGTAAGGAATGCAAAGGATACAGCTCATACAAAAGCAGAGCGGAATATACTGGAGGAAGTGAAACATCCCTTCATTGTAGACTTAATTTATGCCTTTCAGACTGGTGGAAAACTCTACCTCATCCTTGAGTATCTCAGTG GAGGAGAACTATTTATGCAGTTAGAGAGAGAAGGGATATTTATGGAAGACACAGCTTG CTTTTACTTGGCAGAAATCTCAATGGCACTGGGGCACTTGCATCAAAAAGGAATCATCTACCGTGATCTGAAGCCAGAAAATATCATGCTTAATCATCAAG gtCATGTAAAATTGACTGACTTCGGATTATGTAAAGAATCTATTCACGATGGAACAGTCACACACACATTCTGTGGAACAATTGAATACAT GGCCCCTGAAATCCTGATGAGGAGTGGGCATAATCGTGCTGTGGACTGGTGGAGTTTGGGGGCATTAATGTATGACATGCTGACTGGAGCA CCTCCTTTCACTGgggagaacagaaagaaaacaattgaCAAGATTCTCAAGTGTAAACTCAACTTGCCTCCCTACCTCACACAAGAAGCCAGAGATCTGCTTAAAAAG CTGCTAAAAAGAAATGCTGCCTCACGTCTAGGAGCTGGTCCTGGAGATGCTGGAGAAGTTCAG GCTCACCCGTTCTTCAGACACATTAACTGGGATGAGCTGTTGGCACGAAAGGTGGAACCTCCTTTTAAACCCTTATTG caATCTGAAGAGGATGTGAGCCAGTTTGATTCAAAGTTTACACGTCAGACACCTGTTGATAGCCCAGATGACTCTACTCTCAGTGAAAGTGCCAACCAGGTCTTTCTG GGTTTTACGTATGTGGCTCCATCTGTACTTGAAAGcgtaaaagaaaaattttcttttgaaccAAAAATTCGATCACCTCGCAGATTCATAGGTAGCCCTAGGACACCAGtcag cCCTGTAAAGTTTTCCCCTGGGGAATTCTGGGGAAGAGGTGCTTCTGCCAGCGCATCAAATACTCAGACACCTGTGGAGTATCCAATGGAGACAAGTGGAATAGAACAAATGGATGTGACAGTCTGTGGAGAGGCCTCAGCACCACTTCCAATCCGGCAACCAAACTCTGGGCCATATAAAAAACAAGCTTTTCCCATGATTTCCAAACGACCAGAGCACTTGCGCATGAATCTATGA